In a genomic window of Ranitomeya imitator isolate aRanImi1 chromosome 5, aRanImi1.pri, whole genome shotgun sequence:
- the GPR75 gene encoding probable G-protein coupled receptor 75, translating to MNLSDRMTEFADQTRYDYVNSTSVSHVGNGTLRDIQQIIHTATLVTCTFLLVIIFCLGSYGNLVVFLSFFDPAFRKFRTNFDFMILNLSFCDLFICCISAPMFAFVLFFDTGSNVPDAFCFTFHLTSSGFIIMSLKTVAVIALHRLRMVLGQQPNRTASFPCTLMLTVLLWTTSFTLATLATLRTRKSRICLPMYSLISGEGKIILYLYVIDFTFCVAVVSASYIMIAQALRKNAQVRKCPIITVDTTRPQPFIAPGVDGVQCAVPALYRNQNYNKLQHVQTHAYTKKLSQMPVPASRLQLVSAVNLSTAKDSKAVVTCVVIVLSVLICCLPLGISLVQDVLTNSSSFILYQFELCGFTLIFLKSGLNPFIYSRNSAGLRRRVLWCIQYVALGFLCCKQKTRLRAMGKGSLEVNRNKSSHHETNSAYMLSPKPQKKFVDQACGPSHSKDSILSPKGSGGHQHYAQSSSTPINTRIEPYYSIYNSSPSQEISTPNSLQPVNSTFGFAKSYIAMHYHTTNDLMQECETTSAKQIPVPSV from the coding sequence ATGAATTTATCAGACAGAATGACAGAGTTTGCAGACCAGACCCGATATGATTACGTCAACAGCACCTCAGTGTCTCACGTCGGTAACGGGACgctgagggacatccagcagatcATCCACACCGCCACGCTGGTCACCTGCACCTTCCTGCTGGTCATTATCTTCTGCCTGGGATCCTATGGGAACTTAGTGGTGTTTTTATCTTTTTTCGATCCCGCCTTTAGGAAGTTTCGGACAAACTTTGACTTCATGATCCTGAACCTGTCCTTCTGCGACCTGTTCATCTGTTGCATTTCTGCTCCCATGTTTGCTTTCGTCTTGTTTTTTGACACCGGCAGTAACGTTCCTGACGCTTTTTGCTTTACTTTTCATCTCACCAGTTCTGGATTTATTATTATGTCTTTAAAAACGGTAGCCGTGATCGCGCTTCACCGACTGCGGATGGTTCTGGGGCAGCAGCCCAACCGGACGGCCTCTTTCCCCTGCACTTTAATGCTCACGGTTCTCCTGTGGACCACCAGCTTTACCCTTGCCACATTGGCTACACTGAGGACACGAAAATCGCGGATCTGCCTGCCTATGTACAGCTTGATTAGCGGAGAGGGGAAAATTATCCTGTATTTGTATGTGATCGATTTTACCTTCTGTGTTGCTGTGGTGTCGGCCTCTTACATCATGATTGCCCAGGCATTGAGAAAAAATGCCCAGGTGAGGAAGTGTCCCATCATCACCGTGGACACTACAAGGCCTCAACCCTTCATCGCCCCCGGCGTGGACGGGGTGCAGTGTGCTGTCCCAGCGTTATACAGGAACCAGAACTACAATAAACTTCAGCACGTCCAGACTCACGCCTACACAAAAAAACTGAGCCAAATGCCAGTGCCGGCCAGCAGGCTACAACTGGTGTCGGCTGTCAACCTGTCCACCGCCAAAGACTCCAAAGCCGTGGTGACTTGTGTAGTCATCGTGCTCTCTGTCCTCATCTGCTGCCTACCGCTGGGCATTTCTTTGGTGCAAGATGTGTTGACGAACAgcagcagcttcatcctgtaccagTTTGAGCTTTGTGGGTTCACACTCATCTTTTTGAAGTCCGGACTGAACCCATTTATCTACTCCCGTAACAGCGCCGGCTTGAGGAGGAGAGTGCTGTGGTGCATCCAGTATGTCGCCCTTGGCTTTCTATGCTGCAAACAAAAAACGAGACTGCGTGCCATGGGCAAAGGCAGCTTGGAAGTAAACCGAAATAAGTCGTCTCACCATGAAACCAATTCTGCTTATATGTTGTCGCCAAAACCCCAGAAAAAGTTTGTCGACCAAGCGTGCGGCCCAAGCCATTCAAAAGACAGCATCCTGAGCCCTAAGGGGTCAGGGGGGCACCAGCACTACGCCCAAAGCAGCTCTACTCCGATTAATACCCGCATAGAGCCCTACTACAGTATCTATAACAGTAGCCCCTCCCAAGAAATAAGTACCCCCAACAGCCTGCAACCCGTTAACTCCACGTTCGGATTTGCCAAATCCTATATCGCCATGCATTATCACACCACAAATGACTTAATGCAAGAGTGTGAGACCACTTCTGCCAAGCAGATACCCGTGCCATCCGTCTGA